The following proteins are co-located in the Spea bombifrons isolate aSpeBom1 chromosome 3, aSpeBom1.2.pri, whole genome shotgun sequence genome:
- the SERPINI2 gene encoding serpin I2, producing the protein MRRPLIFSFVVALAGIRITSSTSSPEGDVFTEFAMNLHRAIQLVDTGENILFSPLGVSLILGMIRLGANGTTLHQIKQALKLQGNQESEEFPGLQKLSAVISEENKEFTFNLANALYLQEGFRVKEKYLHSNKNFFKSAIKLVNFQDSKASAETISGWVDMQTNGKIRNLFSSEDIGPLTKIVLVNAIYFKGEWKHKFVPDATRLEEFKVKRGVTAKIPVMRLRLKTKLGYFSANNLNYQVLELPYKGDALSLFLALPSQNVEIGDLEKLMTTSVMKDWFTALNTEEVEVALPRFKIEHKVDLKGSLLKMNVTDLFNQNCDLSGITDAPNIYISKVVQKVTIEINEEGSEAAASTGMQAAAMSMTNHSFVADHPFLFFIKHNQSGSILFMGKVTNPDVGDARGRDVESL; encoded by the exons ATGAGAAGACCCTTGATTTTCTCGTTTGTTGTGGCCCTTGCTGGAATTAGAATAACATCCAGCACTTCAAGTCCCGAGGGCGATGTCTTTACAGAGTTTGCTATGAATCTGCACCGGGCCATTCAATTAGTTGACACAGGAGAGAACattcttttttccccacttgGTGTTTCTTTGATTCTTGGAATGATAAGGTTGGGAGCAAATGGAACAACATTGCATCAAATAAAGCAAGCTTTAAAACTGCAGGGAAATCAAGAAA GTGAAGAGTTTCCTGGGCTCCAAAAGCTTTCTGCTGTCATCtcagaagaaaataaagaatttacATTTAATCTTGCCAATGCCCTCTACCTTCAAGAAGGATTTCGCGTGAAGGAAAAGTATCTCCATAGCAACAAGAATTTTTTTAAGAGTGCAATAAAGCTGGTGAATTTTCAAGATTCAAAGGCATCTGCCGAAACTATAAGTGGATGGGTAGATATGCAAACAAATG GAAAAATCCGAAATCTGTTTTCAAGTGAAGATATTGGTCCTCTTACGAAAATTGTTTTGGTCAATGCAATTTACTTCAAAGGAGAATGGAAACACAAATTTGTCCCAGACGCAACTCGTTTAGAAGAGTTTAAAGTGAAGAGAGGAGTTACGGCAAAGATACCAGTGATGCGCCTTCGATTGAAGACGAAGCTGG gatatttTTCAGCAAATAATTTAAACTACCAGGTTTTGGAACTACCATACAAAGGAGATGCGCTTAGTTTATTTCTAGCTCTTCCTTCGCAAAATGTGGAAATTGGAGACTTGGAAAAATTAATGACTACATCTGTTATGAAAGACTGGTTTACTGCCCTTAACACGGAGGAGGTAGAAGTTGCTTTGCCAAG GTTTAAAATAGAACATAAAGTTGATTTAAAAGGATCGCTCCTTAAAATGAATGTAACAGACCTGTTCAATCAAAACTGTGATCTCTCAGGAATAACAG aTGCACCCAACATTTACATTTCCAAGGTGGTTCAGAAGGTTACCATTGAAATTAATGAAGAGGGGAGTGAAGCTGCTGCCTCAACAG gaATGCAGGCCGCTGCGATGAGTATGACCAATCATAGCTTTGTTGCTGATCACCCTTTCTTGTTTTTCATTAAACACAACCAgtcag gatCCATTCTATTTATGGGGAAAGTGACAAATCCTGATGTGGGAGATGCGAGAGGACGTGATGTGGAATCATTATAA